The nucleotide sequence CGGAACGGCGCTTTTTTTGGGCCTttttttattgtctttattggaGTTACCAACGAGAAATATAAGGGGACGAGAGGGACAGGATATGGATAAATGTGATGGTCGGCATATGCTACCGACTCTTCGTGTCTGCTCCCTAAAATTACGAAATTGCCATTCCAGGGTCAAGATTTATTTGTTGACCGTGTTTTATATATAATCAGATAAAAGGCTTCATTGGTTGCATAGCTGCATGCCATGTTCCTCATCCTTGAGcataagaaaatttttatttttaattttttacttaATTAGTGGATCAAGTTTAGATAACATATACAATTTCCCTATGATCCTTAGCTCAAGTAATTAtacaatatatgcatatatataaatattaaattaaatgttGTAAGAAGAAAATGATATTCAAATGAAAAAACACTTCTTCTTGAAAGAAAATTATAGTTTTCTAATGTGATAACAATTAGTCAGCTAATCCATGGGGGTAAGCTGAGGCAAAGGTGGCTTGTGAATAAAGAGAGTTTTTAGGGTCATACATCACACTGAAGAAAGATCCTTTACTGTGTGCACCCTCACTCACTGTACAATGGTTATCCTCAGAGATTTCAACCACTGTTGGCTGATGGATAAGCATGAAAAAAGAGTGCGCAATGTCAATCCACCTTGCACAACTTGACATTGGTTTTTCTTGTCTGCAGTTCATTGACTTGGCCTCCTCATCTCAGGAAAGTAATCTGAGGTCACAAAGTCATATGTGGCATATTCTAGTCTTTGGATTAAGTTCGCAATGAATTTTTTCCCCCAACCTACTTGATCAAGAGAAATGCTTCTCACACCAACTTTATGTTGCATGTTATCTTCTATTGCTGACTGATGTAGGAGCTGTTTGTGTAATGTTATTTTGTCTGATGAATTCAGACATACTTTGTCTGTTAGTATGTGATATCATCATCAGGAGAAAATTTCTTCCCCAGCCTACTTTGCCAAGAGAATGCTTCTCACACCAATCCATGTTCTGCTGTTTTCTAACTGATCTATGAGTTGTTCCAAGTTGGAACCAGACAACTGGCCTTGTGAGCAAATGTTTCTGTCTCAAATCATCATTTGCTTTTATTTTTGTAGATGATGATGAAGGTGCTAATAGCATTGTTATCAGGAATCCTTGCTACAAGTCAATCTGCTGTAATATCTATACCACATAAATCGTCATTTTCCGTTGGACCAAATGTTTACATATACTGTTCTCTCCATCTCGCTCGTCTGCCATATTCCCCTCCTACACTCACAGAGAAGGATTCAGATGCACATTCCAATGCCTTTATCCATGTTTCTGAAGCAGTCTAATATCTTATCTCAAGACCACATGGTTATCTGATTTCTAGTAGGTTAAAGATCCAGGGATGCTTCTTACTAAAGACTTCTATTATCACATGGTGCAAAGTCTTAGCAAAACCACTGAAGCAAAAGAGACATAAGATCTTATATCAAATTCACATTTTCATAGAAACAACCAAGAAAGCTGTGGCTCAACTTGTTAGTACAAACATGCACTGAtgttaaaagaaaaagataaaaacttGTTTCAGCAACTGCAACTGCAGTTCTCAGTCAAATTCCATCATTTATGCTGAAGAGTCTTAATCTTGAGTTTTAGAAATCACACCAATTACCataatttgaaaaagaaaaaaagtgggCATCAATTTTCGCAAGAATTATATTTCCGAGTCATAAGAATACTTCATTGTCGATATACGGATGACCAAGCAATTAATAAGCTTGTGGCCACAACTGAATTGGCTTGAACTTCCAAAGGAGATCAAATAATTGGAATGACAGTGCAATAATGCAGCTTCAAGGGATATACAGCTTAGCAGTTTCAACAACACAGAAATGTTAGAACCATTCCACAGATGAGAATCAGAGAGGTGAAGCTCTGAATTATGATGACGCCAGCACTTGCAGTGTCATTCTCTGATTCCGGGGGATTAGCAGGACAAGCAAGCCCTTCCTTGCCTTCACGACATTCACTAGCAAAAAGGCCTGGAGGGTACTTCCCGTAAAGGTTAATGTAACTGAACATGGTTGATGCACAGTCATTTGTCTCATCGTTCAACTGATCAGCATAAGGGCAtgcaaattccttaaaagccccaCAGCAGAGCTTAGCAGGGTATTGTGGACCCTTGCACTTGCTGGTGATAATTGTGTAGTTCATGTTCTCAAAGCTGATAGGGCAACCTAACATAGATATCAAGAGAAAAGAAAGCATTAACTTCTATTAACAGGTTAGACCATCCATTGCAAGCCATAATATAGAAAGATTCACTGTCAAAGATTATGATGTCATGTCTTTTATTATTGAACATGTTCCAGTAGAAATAACTGCAGAAAATGGAGGAAAAACAAGCATATAATCGATAGAAATTCTTTACTAGAACCAACAGTAAACTTGTCATTCTTTCAACCTAAAAGTAGTGTTTCTGGTTATGTCATATAGAAGTATCTCCAATTTGTGCTTGAGTTTGCCTAGGTTACCAATGATTTAGCCCATGAGTTCAAACCAGGGTCTTGATAAGTTTTGGATTACACTTTTCCTAATTCCAATGATACATATCTAGGAATTCTGATGTTTTCTttaatccaatatatatatattttaatataattggaCTAATTCAATCAGGAAGGAGTATTTAGAAAGTAAGATACTGATTTAAGTTATGGTCCATAGAGATTTGgctgcttaatttagaatagtaTCTGATTATAGTAGATGACAATATCattccatttctattttgcttAGAGCTTAAATTTCTACATTATAAATAAGGGTATTTAGTAGATCGGCCTGAAATCAATTGAAGTTTTGAGCCTTTTGATGGCCTACTGACCTTATTATTTCCCTTCTCAGCTAGTTATCACTCTTCTTTGCTTTGCCTCCACTTTCTATCTTATACCACATCTCTGATACACCAACCTTCTTCACCAGAGTTGGTACACTATCCTTAGTTTTCGTATGCAAGTTCTCTACCATGACCAATGCTCTAAACTCCCATATAATCgtgattagattttttttaattgtgtATGATTGAATTAAACACAAATGCACATTTTGCATTGCTATCTTTTCAACACAGAAGTAGTAACAAACTAGGAACTAACAAAATACTGGCTGTCTTAGGTTGCCATATTTCAAACAATAGAAGTATAAGCGCAAGGGACCGAAGGCACTAATTGCCTTGAGTTCCATGTAACTGTATCATTTGCTTTAAAGACAAAACATGTTGTGTGTCAAACTTATTTGTTATATGTATGATAGACCACAACAGAGAAAAGCAGAATAGAAGAATAGAACATTAAAGCTAGCACAAGGCAAGCAATTACCATTTGCTTGAAAGGTAAAGCATGTCATACAGCAAACTGTATTACTTTTGTTTATATATATGATCGACCAGAACTGATAAAGACATAATAGAATAATATAACATACTATTTACCCTCAGACAATCAATTTCAAGATGACTTTATGTGTCCTTGTTCTCCAATGCACAGTATGGGGTGCTACTATGGTGATACTGCAAGCTTCTCCAAATAGATAACCATGGTTAGCTATAAAGTTTAGAATTTCTTTTTAAATTTTTGCATATCAGTAGCTAAAATCTTTGATTTGTATAATTATTCCTCATGTTACATATCAAttgcaggaaaaaaaaaaccaGATCACACATTACAGCTTATAGTAGTCAACCATGGTATGATCAAGAAACGATGGAGATGAAGTTACTTTTACTTCTCAGTTTTGTACCTAATTTTGCATCCTATATGTCCCATTTACCTTCCGCAGCTTTAATAATTGTTCAAACAAACTTGAGGAAAAGAAGATATAATACTTTTCCAGACAAGATTGCATTTGAATCCAACTAAGCAACATCACCGGTGTCTTTTCTCCGAAttcaaatatttttcttatcGCATAAACTCTATGAGAAATGAAAGGCCAAAGGATAAAAAGGACAGAACATATCATCAATGATCTGGATGATGAACTCAGTCAAAAAAGAATACCAAAATCCAAATAAAAGAATGAGGAAAGTTCGTACTCGACTTCTCCTGCAGCAAACTCCGCCCGGCCGATCCACGCGATTCGAACACATCGCCTACCCAAACACAAAAAGCCGGAAATATCAGAGCTTCTAAGCTCGAAAAGAGGGAAAAATCGAATCAAAAGTGAGAAACTTTCTTTCAAGATCGAAACCTTCCAGGATCCTACCTGAGATGAAGGTAGAACCGGCCGCCAATCCCGCCAGAACCATAATAAGAACAGCAGGCAAGGAAATATTTGGACTCAACTCCATCTCTTCCTACAGCCTCCGAAACCTCCGCAGCGTGAAACCGACGGGAGAAAAGAGGAGAGGTGGAAGCGGAGGGGAggtaggaagaggaggaggaggaggaggaggaggaggaggatgaggaagaggggaaggaggaTGCTTCTCCGCCGCAGAAGACGGGAAGAGTGGTGGTCACGATCCATTGCGACAGCTCCAGTTCGGGAGAGAGCGCCAAGTCACAGAAATATTTTGagcaaaattaatattaaaactaaaattaaaattattttcagaTAAACCCATTATAAACAGATAAGTTGAATTTGATCGTCATCCATTAACTTGGCAGACGATTAAGAAACAATATGATTTGACGTTGTGAGTCAAGAAATTTAACTCAAGAGGATCAAATTGAGTTAGGCTTGGGTTGGATGAGGATGGTTCGATTTTGATCGATCACCCAATGCCACGGCCATAAATAGATCCTAATAATTCGAATTTGATCGTTAGCGAATGCTAATTGATTTTAGAACCCTAAAACTAGAATTTATATAGGAGTGAAAAGGGAAAAATAGTGatcgaaacaaaaagaaaaaagaataaaaggCCCCCAACGGTCTCCTTTCCAATGAAAAGACCCTTATGACCCCCCGATCTCCTCGAAACTACTCCAATTCGACCGTTGGGACTTTCCTTCCTTTATACCCCCCTCGAACTGGTCTCTCTGCAACATCTCATCCTGTCTCTCTCCTCtgccttccttcttctcctcagtctctcctcctcctttccatTACCAACTCAAACCTTCTCTCTATCGCTCATTTGTTTCCCAATTAGTCGTCATTCCAATCTCTTCTTGCGGTCGCTCGTTTCCAATTATAATGGCAGAGCCTCGCGACACTCATGTCGTCGAGATCCCTGCGGCCGCCGGCGCAGAACCCCGCCGGCATTCCGACGGAGACGACAACGCCCTCGCCGTCATACAGAACCACCCGTTGACCCAAATCTCCGAGAGCCccggccacctcctcctcctcaagcTGTGGCAGCGCGAGGAGGACCTCCACGGCCGCCGCGCGGCCGCCCTCGAGGCCCGCATGGACGGCGCCAAGCGCGAGGCGTTCCACCTGTCATGCCTCTTCCTCGCCTTCCACGGCCTCTCCCTCACCCTCCTCTTCGCCGCCTCCGTCGCCGGCGAAGCCTGCAGGGACTGGTGGGTGCCCTCCTGCCTGTCCCTCCTCACGTCGCTGGTGCTGGTCGGCGCGGTCCACTTCCGGGTCCGCGCCTACTGGGGACTGTCGCGGCTGCTGCAGAGGGAGCGGGCCGACGGCCGGGCGCTCGCCAGGTGCGTGCAGGAGCTGCGGATGAGGGGCGACAGCTTCGACCTGTCCAAGGAGCCGCAGACCTCGAAGCGGATGAAGAGCTCGAGCGTGGAGGTGAAGTGGCGGCCTCTGCAATGGTGCTCGCAGAATCTCGTCACCATTTGCCTTCTTTGCGTTGCCGGGATCGTCTTCCCGGCTTGCCGTTTCATACTCTGCGGCTAAAACTTACGGCCTCCATTTCTTGAAGATTAGATCGAGGCTCAGTCCTTCATTTTTATGTTGGTTTAGCTCGTTCTTTTGTTTCAGCTCTGTTTTCTACTTCTTATGATTACAAGTACACCGAAGAAGAACACCTTTAATCGTGTTCTTGTTTGCTTTCTAGTCTGTACTCGATTCCCCCTCATTCTTCTTCAGTGAAGCACATGTTTCCACTAAACACTCTAATTTATCTGCAAACACTGTTTGTTTCGTCAAACACTTCCTCTCTTACAAATTGTTACTGCCTTCTATCAGGGTAGAATTCTAGTGATGCTGTAGTCTATCAATCCATTTAACACAAGTAATTAGGTGACTCATAAAGTCAAAAACAACTCAATCAAAAAATGAACCACTCAATCACTATTTCAAGAATCGGCATACCACAGAATTGAATCTAAATTAATTCCTGTGCAAAAGGATGGTGCAATATCCACCACAGTGCAACAAATTAGTAACCACAGTATGTTAATTACGAGGAGTTCAATAGCTAATAAGGAAACAATGCCAGCAGCAGGACCTTATTACTCTTGCAGTAACTCTCAGCTGCAGCAGCCACCAGCTTTAGATGAGGACACCTTCCTACCCCCCTTTGGAACCCTCTCCCACTTTGAAAGCCTGACTGGTTCATATCCAACGTTTCTTGCATACTGCAAGAACTACAAATGGGACAATCACTAATTAAATAAAGCGTGGAGTCATAATTAGCTGCATGCATGAAAATAAAGATTGTAAGACGAGAGATTATAATATCAAAAAGACAGGACAAATTATGTCATGGAATCATATTGTCACCAATACACCATTATGAACAAGGAAATAAAATGCATAGATTTTTGAAGTCTTAGATCACATCATTGTCATCCAACCTCCACTTCTCAGGATTACAAGGTTACAAAGGTGGGATGGTACAAAAAAGTCTATATTACAAATTTTCATCATTTTCTTCTGCCTTTCTGAGTCAACAAAAAGAAGGCATCTGGTTTATGCATAATACAATTACAATCATATGGAGTTcaataaaagtatttttattcATCAGGAATAGGAAGTTGATGTGATGAAGCCTATATTTGTTGACTGAATGCAAATTCATGAAACCCACTGTCTTGCTGGTTAGACTTATTACATCCTAAGATTATAgcagcatatcttcatcattttAAAACTCAGGCCCAATGTTCTCAAACTCACCTCGTCTAATACATCAGACCCTCTATCCTCGATATTTTCGCGTATTGCTGCTGCTGTGTTAATAAATGCCTGTAAGGAAGACAGATAATGGAATGGACACTGGATTAATTGAAGGATGAGAGTACAGTCTGGACAAGGAAACAAAGCTATCTCACCTCCTCAACGTTCTGTGCAGTTTTCGCTGAGGTCTCCATAAAGTACAATCCATGATCTTCGGCAAATTGTTCTCCTTCTTCAGTGCTGACAGCTCTTCTGCGAGCCAGGTCGCATTTGTTACCGATCAGCATAATTGTCACATTAGCACCAGCATGTTCACTTAAATCTTCCAACCAGCTTGCAAGATGATTGAATGTCTCCCTCCTGATATTGGATCATGAATGAACAAAGTTAACACCTCAGCAAAACCTTATAAACAATGCACTCCAAATGTAATCACTACCTAGTGATGTCATAGACAAGCAGTGCACCGGCAGAATCTCTGTAATAGGACCTGGTGATTGATCTGAAAGTTTCCTGGCCAACCTGTAGTTTTCAGACTGCGAGTCAAATGATATATCATTGTGGTTGATGAGGTAAATCTTATATCAAGCAGAAAAAGAAAATCATAGTAAATCTTTTATCAGTAAAAATAATGATATCAGTTATGATCAATGCCACTTCCTGATTGGTTATTGCCATGAACGACTGTCCCGATCAAGCAACTAAACTGATTACAAATTTATTAATCCATATTAATTAAGATAAGTTCAGGTCAATCATATCAATAGATAATTTCCTTTTTCTCTGACTAAACACCACCGTAGTTGCACTTGCCAATTTAATTTTATCAAACATTAGAAAAATTAAGCCATCAAACAGAATTACTTAATATCACTAAATGTCGTGAAACTGTTAGAGATGATGGTACTATAAAGTTACTAGATATGCGCACAATTTCCTGGGAACAAATGGCAGTGAAGACAAGTCTCTAAACAGATGTCGGATGGAAGAAGGCGAAAGACAGTTAGGCAACATAGAAACAGGAGAGAGTTCCCTTGTGAAATACACCAAGTGTTCTTATACCAACTCCAAATGACTCCAATAATGCAGAAAAAGACAGTTCAGTAAACAACACTAAACACTAAATGCATTTATAAATAAAAGAGAGAATGCGACTAACCGTGTCCCAGATCTTCAACTTTATCGGCTCATGGTTGATGGTTATCATTTTGGCTGCAAATTCAACATTAGTTGTCGAGCCATTTGCAGGTTGGAAGCGCTTTTCTGTAAACTGCAAAAGAAGAGATGATTTCCCCACTCCTACAAAGATAAAAGCAAAAAATGAGATATCAGCACAAAAAATGTTATATGTGAATCTATCCAATTTGATATGTAACACAAAAAAGAACCATGAAATTCTATAGGActgatttatcaaatttaattttgtgaAAAACAATATTGGATAGAAACATGCACTATCTTCCCATGAAACATATCTAGACATGAGACTAGCAGAGTGACAAGTACAAGCTACAAAATATCAGCAAATGCATAGCTTATTGAAACAACGAACTCCAATCTTCTTATGAAACAATTCCGGACGTAAGAGACTAGCAAAGTGACAAGTCCATACAACCAAATATAAGCAAATGCATAGCTTTATTGCAACAAGGAACTCCAAGCACCATATCAAAAGGCATTAAGACTTATTATCAAGATAAATCATGATGGAACAAAATCACAAATGCACACAAAAGCAGAGAAGGAAATCGGAAAATTAAAAAGAATTTGCGCTAATTTCACGGATTGCCAACAGTGGACACGGAAGCCATGAGATATTACCATTCTAGCAAACATATAAAGAGTACTAAAAAATATCGATATATACTTCAAGAGAAAGAAAACGTCACAATTAAGTGGAGGAGATATCGTTGAACACAGCAGTTCGCCCTGTTTCTTCTGAAGCTCGCGAACCGAGAAGAACTCACCTGTATCGCCGATGATGATATACTTCAAGGTGGAAGGGCGGGGCATCTCCATCGGATCCCAAATCCCGAAACCTCCCCTCCAGGAATCGGTCGACACGAGGAGGCCACGAACAAAGAGATCGAAAATCGAGAGCTCTCTGAGAGCAAGAGAGATCGAATAGGGTGAGGGAAGAGATGGAAACCACCAAGGGTTGTTCCTCTCGGTTGCTCTGTGtgtgtgggagagagagagagagagaggttgacgCGTCCGCCACCCTCGCTTTGTTCAAATATAAGGAGGTCATTCGCGGTCGCCGAAGCCGACCGTAGCGAGAAAAGAGTCTGAATCCCGTCCAGTAAAAGCACGTCCCGTTCTGGCTCCCATCTCCCATCTCCCATCTTTACCCTTCATCTTTCCCACAATCAAATCAGTACCGTCCGTCTCTTTTTTAGGTGGGTCCCGCCCTGTTTCCTCCCGTAACGTGACCGGTCAGGATATCAAAGATCGGAGATATGGATGGTAAGATTCCGTCCAACTTGGGCGAGCACAGTATGTGAACCCAACTGGCGACTCTGCACAAGTCGGCAGAGCCCTCTTGAGTTGGCCACCGCAGAGGGACGGGACGGAGCGCTTCTCTGATCGCGACGGGTCTCCTCCTCGACTGACGGCGGCGGAAAAGATCGTCGCCGCCCTCCTGCTCTTTTCACGACTCTCCGTCGTCCCCCTCAATATCGGTACGCTCATCTGCACACTCCGAGAACTCTCGTGATCTCCAAAGCCCTAATTGCCTCCGCGCATTTTGATTCGGTCCATATCGTTACGAAAATGGGCTTATCATCCTCAACTTGTGTTGCTTCCAAGTTAACATATGCCAACATGTTCCTCTGACTATGCTAATTGTTTAAATATGTTCTTCTCAACTTTCTGCTGGGAAAAATTGACTATTATGATAGTTGTGTTATAGATTTTGAGAGGG is from Musa acuminata AAA Group cultivar baxijiao chromosome BXJ3-8, Cavendish_Baxijiao_AAA, whole genome shotgun sequence and encodes:
- the LOC103996512 gene encoding ras-related protein RABB1c-like isoform X1; amino-acid sequence: MEMPRPSTLKYIIIGDTGVGKSSLLLQFTEKRFQPANGSTTNVEFAAKMITINHEPIKLKIWDTVGQETFRSITRSYYRDSAGALLVYDITRRETFNHLASWLEDLSEHAGANVTIMLIGNKCDLARRRAVSTEEGEQFAEDHGLYFMETSAKTAQNVEEAFINTAAAIRENIEDRGSDVLDEFLQYARNVGYEPVRLSKWERVPKGGRKVSSSKAGGCCS
- the LOC103996512 gene encoding ras-related protein RABB1c-like isoform X2; translated protein: MEMPRPSTLKYIIIGDTGVGKSSLLLQFTEKRFQPANGSTTNVEFAAKMITINHEPIKLKIWDTVGQETFRSITRSYYRDSAGALLVYDITRRETFNHLASWLEDLSEHAGANVTIMLIGNKCDLARRRAVSTEEGEQFAEDHGLYFMETSAKTAQNVEEAFINTAAAIRENIEDRGSDVLDEYARNVGYEPVRLSKWERVPKGGRKVSSSKAGGCCS
- the LOC135644396 gene encoding GPI-anchored protein LLG1-like produces the protein MELSPNISLPAVLIMVLAGLAAGSTFISGDVFESRGSAGRSLLQEKSSCPISFENMNYTIITSKCKGPQYPAKLCCGAFKEFACPYADQLNDETNDCASTMFSYINLYGKYPPGLFASECREGKEGLACPANPPESENDTASAGVIIIQSFTSLILICGMVLTFLCC
- the LOC135644538 gene encoding uncharacterized protein LOC135644538; the encoded protein is MAEPRDTHVVEIPAAAGAEPRRHSDGDDNALAVIQNHPLTQISESPGHLLLLKLWQREEDLHGRRAAALEARMDGAKREAFHLSCLFLAFHGLSLTLLFAASVAGEACRDWWVPSCLSLLTSLVLVGAVHFRVRAYWGLSRLLQRERADGRALARCVQELRMRGDSFDLSKEPQTSKRMKSSSVEVKWRPLQWCSQNLVTICLLCVAGIVFPACRFILCG